A region of Acidimicrobiales bacterium DNA encodes the following proteins:
- a CDS encoding TetR/AcrR family transcriptional regulator gives MSLRLPAARRRHQLLDTALEVFAANGFHTTSMDDVAIAAGVTKPVLYQHFRSKRALYLELLDEVGTQLREAITKASVEASGPREQVQAGCAAYFRFVAEKPSAYRLLFGGGARRDEEFADAVRRVEEGIAETVAQFIEADIDDEHRRLLAHGIVGLAEGTSRHWMAHDLDLDPDVLARRMAELAWAGLRGITRD, from the coding sequence ATGTCGCTTCGCCTCCCCGCTGCACGCCGCCGCCACCAGTTGTTGGACACCGCCCTCGAGGTGTTCGCCGCCAACGGATTCCACACCACGTCGATGGACGACGTGGCCATCGCTGCGGGCGTCACCAAGCCCGTCCTCTACCAGCACTTTCGCTCCAAGCGGGCGCTCTACCTGGAGCTGCTCGACGAGGTAGGCACGCAGCTGCGGGAGGCCATCACCAAGGCGTCGGTGGAGGCCAGCGGGCCGCGGGAGCAGGTGCAGGCCGGTTGTGCCGCCTACTTCCGCTTCGTGGCCGAGAAGCCGTCGGCCTACCGGCTGCTCTTCGGCGGCGGCGCCCGCCGCGACGAGGAGTTCGCCGACGCCGTACGCCGGGTGGAAGAAGGCATCGCCGAGACCGTCGCCCAGTTCATCGAGGCCGACATCGACGACGAGCACCGGCGGCTCTTAGCCCACGGCATCGTCGGCCTGGCCGAGGGCACCAGCCGCCACTGGATGGCCCACGACCTCGACCTCGACCCCGACGTGCTCGCCCGCCGCATGGCCGAGTTGGCCTGGGCGGGGCTGCGAGGCATCACCCGGGACTAG